A genome region from Erythrolamprus reginae isolate rEryReg1 chromosome 4, rEryReg1.hap1, whole genome shotgun sequence includes the following:
- the BACE2 gene encoding beta-secretase 2 produces the protein MSPTAACVAVLFLLAVTERGRARFAFPLRVSPPAVPENPLVPTPVVLKSRSGGEREAALPEAPGLALASDPGGSLNFLAMVDNLQGDSGRGYYFELLLGTPPQKLNILVDTGSSNFAVSGAPNTDLTSYFDIKKSSTYKSLNAEVTVKYTQGSWIGILGTDVIRMPKGINGTYIINIATIFQSENFFLKGSQWQGILGLAYSILAKPSSSVETFFDSLVNQAKIPNVFSLQMCGPGLPVPGTGTNGGSLILGGIEPSLYKGKIWYTPIKKEWYYQVEILKFEVGGQNLNLDCKEYNSDKAIVDSGTTLLRLPEKVFSAVVGAITQTSLIQEFTPGFWSGTQLACWDKSENPWVLFPKISIYLRDVNSSQSFRITILPQLYIQPILGIGQNLACYRFGISSSSGALVIGATVMEGFYVIFDRAQKRVGFALSTCAELHGSPISEIEGPFSTTDVAGTCVSTISLHEPILWIVSYTLMSFCGLVLLILIILLLIPSRCRHRYADCDTVNDESSLVRHRWK, from the exons AGTGTCTCCTCCGGCGGTCCCCGAGAACCCCTTGGTTCCCACGCCCGTGGTGCTCAAGTCGCGGAGCGGCGGAGAGAGAGAAGCGGCCCTCCCAGAAGCCCCGGGCTTGGCCTTGGCGTCGGATCCCGGCGGTTCCCTCAACTTTCTGGCCATGGTGGACAACCTGCAGGGAGACTCGGGACGCGGCTACTATTTCGAGCTGCTCCTCGGCACCCCGCCGCAGAAG CTAAATATTCTTGTTGACACGGGAAGCAGCAATTTTGCAGTTTCAGGTGCACCAAATACAGATCTGACCTCATACTTCGACATCAAAAA ATCCAGCACGTATAAATCACTGAATGCTGAAGTAACTGTTAAATATACCCAGGGAAGTTGGATTGGAATTCTTGGAACAGATGTCATTAGAATGCCTAAAGGAATAAATGGCACTTATATCATCAACATTGCCACTATTTTTCAATCTGAGAATTTCTTTTTGAAAGGTTCTCAGTGGCAAGGGATCCTTGGTTTGGCATATAGTATATTGGCTAAG cCTTCAAGTTCTGTGGAGACATTTTTTGATTCTCTTGTGAATCAAGCCAAGATCCCCAATGTTTTTTCATTGCAGATGTGTGGACCTGGTTTGCCTGTTCCTGGAACTGGTACTAATGGAGGTAGTCTT atattGGGTGGGATTGAACCAAGCCTATACAAGGGAAAAATCTGGTATACACCTATTAAAAAAGAGTGGTATTATCAAGTTGAAATACTGAAATTTGAAGTTGGGGGCCAGAACCTTAACTTGGACTGCAAAGAG taCAATTCAGACAAAGCAATTGTGGACAGTGGAACAACTCTCTTGCGGCTGCCAGAAAAAGTCTTTAGTGCTGTTGTGGGAGCCATTACACAGACTTCTTTG ATCCAAGAATTCACACCTGGATTTTGGAGTGGCACACAGCTTGCCTGCtgggataaaagtgaaaatcctTGGGTCCTCTTTCCTAAAATCTCTATCTATCTGAGAGATGTTAATTCCAGCCAATCCTTTCGAATCACTATCCTTCCACAG ctTTACATTCAACCGATTCTAGGGATTGGGCAGAATCTAGCCTGCTATCGGTTTGgtatctcctcttcctctggtGCCTTGGTTATTGGGGCTACAGTGATGGAAGGATTCTATGTCATATTTGATAGAGCCCAAAAGAGAGTGGGATTTGCATTAAGTACTTGTGCTG aactCCATGGTTCTCCAATATCTGAGATTGAAGGCCCTTTCTCTACCACAGATGTAGCAGGCACTTGTGTATCAACTATATCTCTCCATGAACCAATCTTGTGGATTGTGTCTTACACACTTATGAGTTTCTGTGGACTTGTACTTCTCATACTCATCATCTTGCTGCTTATTCCATCACGATGTCGTCATCGTTATGCTGACTGCGACACTGTAAACGATGAATCATCCTTAGTACGGCATAGATGGAAATGA